A stretch of DNA from Deltaproteobacteria bacterium CG11_big_fil_rev_8_21_14_0_20_42_23:
ATCCCCTTCACATTGTCCACCGCGACATGAGTCCGCAAAACGTCATCATCTCTTATTCGGGCACGGTTAAAATTATTGATTTTGGCATCGCCATTGCGGCAAACCGCTTGGGCCTTACCGAAGTGGGCATTCTCAAGGGAAAATTTGCGTACATGTCACCCGAGCAAGCTAAAGGCGAATCGATTGATCATCGCAGCGACATTTTTTCTTTAGGCGTCATGCTCTTTGAACTGATTACGGGAAAGCGCTTGTTCAAAGCCGAAGACAACCGCGAAACCATTCGCAATGTGAGAAAAGCAAGCATTCCCTTTGTCACCAGTTTGCGTCCAGAACTTCCCGAAGAGTTTGAGAGCATCTGTCAAAAGGCATTGGCAAAAGACAGACGAAAGCGTTACCGCGCCGCTTCCGAATTTCGCGATGACCTGCTAAAGCTTTTGCACACTCATTATCCCGAGTTCCGTCAATCTGATGCTTCTCATTTTATGCAAACTCTTTTTGCTGAAGAACTCAAGCAAAGCATGGAAAAACAAGAAGCAACTCCACATCTTATTATCGATTCAACACAATCTGCATTGGCGGAAGAAAAAACAGAACATACAGGCGCTGGAAAAATTCCTGAAAATATGAGGGATTTTTTTCTTGAAGATTTCGTCGAAGAAAAATCAACTGGCGAAAAAGACAACTATGAAACCGCATCTGAAAATGAAGAATCCGCTGATGAAGACCTGGCTTCTTTTCCGCATGAAGAAAAAACAGAAAAACGAGAACCAGAAAAAAAATCGCACAAAACACTTTTCAGTTTCCTCATTGCTGGCATTACCATCTTGCTTATTTTTAGTACTTGGTATCTCACCAAAACCAGCAAACAAGCTAATGCTGTTGTGCAAGACGCTCAGCTTATGTTGAGCTTCGAACCCGCAGAAGCGCATGTTTTATTTGATGGCAAAGAAGTGGGAACTCTCTCGCCTTTAAGCCTAAACTCAGTTTCTCCACAAAACACACACGAACTCAGCATGAGCAAAGACGGCTACGAACCTTACGAAAAAGAACTGCTGTTTGCGAACGGCGAAATGAGAACGCTGCACATTTTGCTGAAAGAAATTCCACCGGCTTTAGCTTCTTTGCATATTTCATCACAACCAAGTGGCGCAAAAGTTTTTCTCAACGAACAGGAAACTCCTTATAGAACGCCAACTACGCTGAATGAATTGAAACCTGGACCTTACACTATTGGCCTTTATCTCGAAAATTATAAATTCTGGAAACGAAAAGTTGTGCTGAAAGAAAATGACAAAACGAATTACGATATTGAACTTGGTCTCGATTTTGGTTCCGCCGTCATTACTTCTCAGCCCAGCAATGCACTTGTGTTTCTAGATGGCAAACCTTCGGGCCAAACCCCCCTCACCCTCGATCACTTGGAGCCTGGAAAAGTGTACCAGGTTGAAATGTGGCATGAAGGTTATGAACACGCAAAACAAGAAATAAAAATTAAACCCGGACGCGATGAGCAAGTTCGAGTAACTTTACAAAAAGAAACCGAAAAAGGTGCACGATAATGAGCGACGAAGAAAAAAAGGATTTGTTTGAATCAACGGTAGTGACTTCAATTGAAAAACTGGGAGAAATAGAAGCCGATCAAAAGGCCTACATTCTTTTTCTTGCTGGGCCACTTCAAGGAAAGCTCTTCCTCTTAAACCCAGGCCAGACGGTTATTGGCCGTTCTGATGATGTTGACATTCCCATTCAGGATAATCGTATTTCGCGAAGACATTTTGCCATCAACGTTCACAACGGAAAAGCCGAGCTTTTGGATTTAAGCTCCACAAACGGAACCTATGTAAACGGCACACGCGCTGAGAAAAAAGTGCTTGAAGATGGAGATAAAATTCAAATTTCCAGTTCCACCATTTTAAAGTTTGCTTACGGCGACAAAGGCGAACGGATGTTTCACGAAGAATTTTATCAAATGGCAAATTTCGATGCCGTTACCGGAGCGAATAACAAACAAGCGTTCATCAAGCGCTTTCAAGAAGAGTTTAGCTATGCGAAGCGAAATAAACTTCCCATGTCGCTTATCATGTTCGACATCGATTTTTTCAAAAAAGTTAACGACACCTATGGTCACATGGCAGGCGATTATATTTTGAAACGCATCGCCGAAAAAGCAAATGACACTGTTCGTGGTGAAGACATTATGGCTAGATATGGCGGAGAAGAATTTGCCATTATTCTGAGAGGCTCCGCAATGCCAGGTGCCATCAAGCTTGCAGAGCGCATTCGTGAAAGCGTTGCTTCCGAAATTTATGAATTTGAAGGCAACAACATTCCAGTCACTATTAGCTTGGGCGTTGCCACCTTTGAAGGTGACAACTACGAAACTCAAGATGAACTGATGGCTGCAGCCGATGCGCGATTGTACCACTCGAAAGAGAATGGGCGAAACCAAGTCAGCGCTTCATAAGCCAAGCGTTCAAAAAACCTAAAACGTCCTTTAAGCCATTGACATCGCACTTAAAATGGAGTTTAGGCAAGCCTTGCAGAAAGGGGCTAAGCGCCGATGGCACAGATTATTTCAGGAACTGAACTCGCAAAAAAAGTGCATGAAGAGCTTAAGGCTAAGATTGTAAGCCTTCAAAAAACCTCCTCTTTTCATCCTGGACTCGCCGTTGTGCTTGTAGGCTCCGATGCAGCAAGCCAAGTGTACGTTCGCAACAAACGTAAAGCTTGCGAAAAAGTAGGCATCAAAAGCTTTTCCTACGACTTGCCCGAAAACTGCAGCGAACAAGAACTGCTTCAGCTGATTGCAGAACTCAATGCCAACAAAGAAGTGCATGGCATTTTGGTTCAGCTTCCCCTGCCAAAACACATGAATGAACAAAATGTGATTATGGCAATTGATCCCAAAAAAGATGTCGACTGCTTCCATCCCGTAAACGTTGGAAAACTCATGCTCGGCGCAAAGGGCTTTCTGCCTTGCACCCCATCCGGTATGATGGAAATGCTTTCGTCAATCAACTATGACCTCACCGGAAAACATGCAGTTGTTATTGGAAGAAGCAACATTGTGGGAAAACCAATCGCCCTTCTTTTATTGGCACAAAATGCAACCGTAAGTATTTGCCATTCCAAAACAAAAAATCTGCCCGATTTCGTTCGAAACGCAGATCTTATTGTGGCCGCAGTAGGAAGACCACAAATGGTAAAGGCAGATTGGGTAACGCCTGGCGCGGTGGTGCTCGATGTTGGTATCAACAGAACAGCTGAAAACACTTTAGTTGGTGATGTCGATTTTGAAACAGTAAAAACAAAAGCCTCGGCTATAACTCCAGTTCCAGGTGGAGTTGGGCCCATGACTATTGCAATGCTCCTCAAAAATGTTGTCTTCGCTGCAGAAGAACAATAAAGAAGGTTTTATGGAACCAAAACGCACCCCACTTTATAATGAACATGTTCGTCTCAAGGGAAAAATTGTTGATTTCTTTGGATGGAATTTGCCGGTTGAATACAGCAACATCAAGGCGGAACACTTGGCTGTTCGCACACATGCTGGCATCTTCGATGTTTCGCACATGGGCCAAATTGAAGTAAAAGGCAAAGGTGCTCTCGCGCTCGTTCAATACCTTACCATCAATGATGCCACCCTCATCAAAGACGGCCAAGCCCAATATACTGCCTTTTGCAGAGATGATGGCACCACGATTGATGATGTTATTTTGTATCGTTTTTCAAACGATCACTTCTTCTTTGTGGTGAACGCTGCAAATATTGAAAAAGATTTTGATTGGGTGAAAAGTCATTGTCCACAAAACATTGAACTCATCAACAGAAGCGAAGACTTTGCCTTGATTGCCTTGCAAGGTCCAAACGCTGAAAAGATTTTGCAAAAACTCTGCAGTGAAAAACTTGCATCACTTTCCTCTTTCCATTTTCTTCAAACAAGCGTTGCCAAAATTCCTGAAGTTATTGTCGCACGCACGGGCTACACTGGCGAAAATGGATTTGAACTTTTCTGCGAACCTCAGGACGCTCCTGGACTTTGGAACGCACTGCTCACAGCGGGAAAAGAGCTTGGCATCTTGCCTTGCGGTCTTGCGGCTAGAGACACCCTTCGCCTTGAAGCAGCTCTTTGCCTCTATGGCCACGAACTTGATGACAACACCACGCCACTTGAAGCTGGCCTTGGCTGGGTAACAAAACTTAATACAGTTGATGAATTTATTGGAAAAGAAGCGCTTGTTGACAGCAAAGAAAAAGGCTTAAGCAAAAAGCTGGTTGGCTTTACTCTTGTTGACAAAGGCATTCCGCGCGAAGGCTATGCCATTGTAAATGGCGATGAACAGATCGGAAAAGTTACAAGCGGAACGCTCTCGCCTACGCTTAACATTCCCATTGGACTTGGCTTTGTGAAAACTGAATTTGCAAAAGTGGGAACGCATTTTTTCATCGACATCAGAGGAAAACTGAAAGAAGCAAAAGTAGTGAAGCTTCCTTTCTATAAGAAAAAATAACTTTTTTGGAGGAGATGGTATGAATATTCTAGATGACCGCAGATACAGCAAAGAACACGAATGGGTGAAAGTTGAAAATGATGTTGCGTTTGTTGGAGTAAGCTCACATGCCCAAGAACAACTTGGCGATATTGTGTTCGTTGAACTTCCCGAAGTGGGAATAGAGATTAAGGCAAGCGAAACCTTCGGCGTTCTCGAATCGGTAAAAGCTGTTTCTGATTGCTACTCACCAGTTTCTGGAACAGTCCTTGAAGTAAACGACGACCTCACCGACAACCCAGAACAAGTCAACGAAGACTGCTACGGCGAAGGCTGGATGATTAAAGTAAAGTTGAGCGCTCCAAGCGAACTTGAATCACTCATGACCCACGATGCTTACAAAACCTTCCTTGAAGAAGAAGGCGCTTAATTATTTTGAGATCATTTTTTGCAAAGGATTTGTATGCCGTTCATTCCGCACACTCAAGAAGAAATAAACGAAATGCTCTCTGTCATCGGAGCAAAATCACTCAGCGATCTTTATGATTCAGTTCCAGATGCACTTCGCATGAAAAGAGAACTGGATCTTCCAGAACCCATATCAGAACAGGATTTGCTGGCAGAACTAAAATCCATCGGAAAAAAGAATCTTGCTACCGATAAGGCTCTTTCGTTTTTGGGAGCTGGTATTTATCCACACTTCACGCCGTCTGCAGTAAACGATTTGGCTTTTCGTGGTGAGTTTTTAACGCCTTATACTCCTTACCAACCAGAAATTAGCCAAGGCACTTTGCAGGTTACGTTTGAATTTCAATCGCTCATGTCGCGCATTTTTGAAATGGATATTTCAAATGCATCTACTTATGATCTTTCCACTTCCGTTGCCGAAGCTGCTCTTATGGCACTTCGCATTCACAAGAAGAAAAAGAAAATTATTGTCTGTGAAGGCATGCATCCTGAATACCGCGAAGTATTGAAAACGGTTTTAACTCCAACAAACATTGAAATTGTCACTCTGCCTCACCTAAATGGAAAATTGAACGTCAAAGCCCTCAAAGAAAATCTTTGCGATCAAACAGCTGCATGCATTGTGCAATATCCAAACTTTTTTGGCATTGCTGAAAACTTGGAAGAAGCTAGCAAACTCACTCACGATGCAGATGCCTTGTTTATTACCGCAACCGCAGAACCCTTTGCTCTTGGGCTTTTGCGAACACCAGGAAGTTTTGAAGCTGATATTGCAGTAGGAGAAGGAAATTCTTTTGGATTGCCCACTCGTTTTGGTGGCCCCGCTCTTGGTGTCTTTACTGCTTCAGAAAAATACCTTCGGCAAATGCCGGGAAGAATCGTGGGTGAAACTCTAGATGCGCAAGGAAGAAAAGGTTACGTGCTCACTCTTTCCACGCGTGAGCAACATATTCGCAGAGAAAAAGCCACCTCTAACATATGTTCAAACCATCAACACTGCGCAACTATTGCCACTATTTATCTTTCGCTCATTGGAAAACATGGCTTCTCTTCGCTAGCTCGCATCAATGCTGCAAAAGCACAGTATGCTGCACAAAAACTTTCTTCAATTTCCGGAGTAAAACTTCAGTTTGAAGGAAACTTCTTTAATGAGTTCGTTCTGGAGCTTCCAAAACGCGCCCAAGATGTGCTTGATGCTTTGGTGAAAGAAAATATTCACGCTGGCGTTAGTTTGGAACGATGGTTTCCACAATGTAAAAACTCTCTCCTTCTTGCATTCACTGAAGTTCACCGCAAAGAAGATATTGATGCACTCGCAACAGCGCTTACAAACGCACTTTGATAAAGGATAGAACATGAGTAATCCCACTTTAAGTTCTTGGAATAAAGCTGTCACTTCAAGTTCAACATCAGAAGAAAAGAAAACATGCACAAGCACGGCTCATGTTGGCCGTACTATGGCTTTTGATGAACCCACTGTTTTTGAACAAAGTGTCGAAGGCAGAAAAGGATATCAAACACCAAAGCTTGATGTGCCGGCGTTTGCTGACAAGATGCTCTCAGCTGATCTCCTGAGAAAAAAAGCAGCAAAACTTCCAGAGCTTACCGAGACTGATATCACCAGGCACTTCACTCGTCTTTCGTCACAAAATTATGCAAAAGATTTGGGTTTTTATCCCTTGGGTTCGTGCACCATGAAGCACAATCCAAAAACAGCAAACGTTGCTGCAAGTCTTCCTGCGTTTGAGCTTACGCATCCTTTGCAAGACATCGCAACAGCGCAAGGCAATTTGCAGATTTGCTGGGAAATGCAAAACTATCTTGCCGAGATAAGCGGTATGGACGCTATTTCGCTCTGGCCATGCGCCGGGTCGCACGGTGAGTTTGTAAGCTTGCTCGTGATTAGAGCCTATCATGCAGCGCAAGGAAATCCGCGCAAAAAAGTGCTCATCCCCGATAGCGCGCACGGCA
This window harbors:
- a CDS encoding GGDEF domain-containing protein gives rise to the protein MSDEEKKDLFESTVVTSIEKLGEIEADQKAYILFLAGPLQGKLFLLNPGQTVIGRSDDVDIPIQDNRISRRHFAINVHNGKAELLDLSSTNGTYVNGTRAEKKVLEDGDKIQISSSTILKFAYGDKGERMFHEEFYQMANFDAVTGANNKQAFIKRFQEEFSYAKRNKLPMSLIMFDIDFFKKVNDTYGHMAGDYILKRIAEKANDTVRGEDIMARYGGEEFAIILRGSAMPGAIKLAERIRESVASEIYEFEGNNIPVTISLGVATFEGDNYETQDELMAAADARLYHSKENGRNQVSAS
- a CDS encoding bifunctional methylenetetrahydrofolate dehydrogenase/methenyltetrahydrofolate cyclohydrolase FolD, translating into MAQIISGTELAKKVHEELKAKIVSLQKTSSFHPGLAVVLVGSDAASQVYVRNKRKACEKVGIKSFSYDLPENCSEQELLQLIAELNANKEVHGILVQLPLPKHMNEQNVIMAIDPKKDVDCFHPVNVGKLMLGAKGFLPCTPSGMMEMLSSINYDLTGKHAVVIGRSNIVGKPIALLLLAQNATVSICHSKTKNLPDFVRNADLIVAAVGRPQMVKADWVTPGAVVLDVGINRTAENTLVGDVDFETVKTKASAITPVPGGVGPMTIAMLLKNVVFAAEEQ
- the gcvT gene encoding glycine cleavage system protein T: MEPKRTPLYNEHVRLKGKIVDFFGWNLPVEYSNIKAEHLAVRTHAGIFDVSHMGQIEVKGKGALALVQYLTINDATLIKDGQAQYTAFCRDDGTTIDDVILYRFSNDHFFFVVNAANIEKDFDWVKSHCPQNIELINRSEDFALIALQGPNAEKILQKLCSEKLASLSSFHFLQTSVAKIPEVIVARTGYTGENGFELFCEPQDAPGLWNALLTAGKELGILPCGLAARDTLRLEAALCLYGHELDDNTTPLEAGLGWVTKLNTVDEFIGKEALVDSKEKGLSKKLVGFTLVDKGIPREGYAIVNGDEQIGKVTSGTLSPTLNIPIGLGFVKTEFAKVGTHFFIDIRGKLKEAKVVKLPFYKKK
- the gcvH gene encoding glycine cleavage system protein H — protein: MNILDDRRYSKEHEWVKVENDVAFVGVSSHAQEQLGDIVFVELPEVGIEIKASETFGVLESVKAVSDCYSPVSGTVLEVNDDLTDNPEQVNEDCYGEGWMIKVKLSAPSELESLMTHDAYKTFLEEEGA
- a CDS encoding aminomethyl-transferring glycine dehydrogenase translates to MPFIPHTQEEINEMLSVIGAKSLSDLYDSVPDALRMKRELDLPEPISEQDLLAELKSIGKKNLATDKALSFLGAGIYPHFTPSAVNDLAFRGEFLTPYTPYQPEISQGTLQVTFEFQSLMSRIFEMDISNASTYDLSTSVAEAALMALRIHKKKKKIIVCEGMHPEYREVLKTVLTPTNIEIVTLPHLNGKLNVKALKENLCDQTAACIVQYPNFFGIAENLEEASKLTHDADALFITATAEPFALGLLRTPGSFEADIAVGEGNSFGLPTRFGGPALGVFTASEKYLRQMPGRIVGETLDAQGRKGYVLTLSTREQHIRREKATSNICSNHQHCATIATIYLSLIGKHGFSSLARINAAKAQYAAQKLSSISGVKLQFEGNFFNEFVLELPKRAQDVLDALVKENIHAGVSLERWFPQCKNSLLLAFTEVHRKEDIDALATALTNAL